A single window of Streptomyces aquilus DNA harbors:
- a CDS encoding class I SAM-dependent methyltransferase, with protein MPLRSAGSGRLPSDPVHHPLFARYYARASVTAETRWGMAGVRDRLLSGLSGRVIEIGAGNGLNFAHYPRTVAEVVAIEPERGLRQLAVEAALRSEVPVDVVPGAAEALPVKSEAFDAAVVSLVLCSVRDVPRALAEIRRVLRPGGVLRFFEHGRGGGAAMRFTQRALDRTVWPPLAGGCHLSREPVAALREAGFELGPYRRVFMPEKGPRTPASFCVLGTAWRPAE; from the coding sequence ATGCCGCTACGGTCCGCCGGCTCGGGCAGGTTGCCGAGTGATCCCGTGCACCACCCGCTGTTCGCCCGCTACTACGCCCGCGCGAGCGTGACCGCCGAGACCCGCTGGGGCATGGCCGGGGTGCGTGACCGGCTGCTGTCCGGGCTGTCCGGGCGGGTCATCGAGATCGGCGCGGGCAACGGACTGAACTTCGCGCACTATCCGCGGACGGTCGCGGAGGTCGTGGCGATCGAACCGGAGCGCGGTCTGCGGCAGTTGGCGGTGGAGGCCGCCCTGCGCTCCGAGGTGCCCGTGGACGTGGTGCCGGGCGCAGCGGAGGCGCTGCCGGTCAAGAGCGAGGCGTTCGACGCGGCCGTGGTCTCCCTGGTGCTGTGCAGCGTGCGGGATGTGCCGCGGGCGCTCGCGGAGATACGGCGGGTGCTGCGGCCCGGCGGTGTCCTGCGGTTCTTCGAGCACGGCCGGGGCGGCGGAGCGGCGATGCGGTTCACCCAGCGGGCGCTGGACCGGACGGTGTGGCCGCCGCTCGCCGGGGGCTGCCATCTGTCCCGGGAGCCGGTGGCCGCGCTGCGCGAGGCGGGGTTCGAACTCGGGCCCTACCGGCGGGTGTTCATGCCGGAGAAGGGGCCGAGGACGCCGGCGTCCTTCTGTGTGCTGGGCACCGCCTGGCGTCCCGCCGAGTGA
- a CDS encoding fic family toxin-antitoxin system, toxin component has protein sequence MLAEHKTPGDPQVVDWGALVAAVARHQAEIFDVPVYDSPQARAAALLQLLIHVPALERSNALFASSVAYAYLVASGLKVVTSPEQVRDLARLVKSGEASVHDIAEELRQWSL, from the coding sequence ATGCTCGCCGAACACAAGACACCGGGTGACCCGCAGGTCGTCGACTGGGGAGCCCTCGTCGCGGCCGTCGCGCGCCACCAGGCCGAGATATTCGACGTACCCGTCTACGACAGCCCGCAGGCCCGCGCCGCAGCCCTGCTCCAACTCCTGATCCACGTACCGGCGTTGGAGCGCTCCAACGCGCTGTTCGCGTCCTCCGTCGCCTACGCCTACCTGGTCGCCAGCGGCCTCAAGGTCGTCACCTCGCCCGAGCAGGTCCGTGACCTGGCCCGGCTGGTCAAGAGCGGGGAGGCCTCGGTGCACGACATCGCGGAAGAGCTGCGGCAGTGGAGCCTGTGA
- a CDS encoding antitoxin — protein sequence MAKTQLNVRVDEGTARAARERALARGMSVNRYIEELVKQDAGQVGQTFVEAAADFMKQYENVFAEEFGADREGRR from the coding sequence ATGGCGAAGACCCAGCTGAACGTACGCGTGGACGAGGGCACCGCCCGCGCGGCTCGCGAACGCGCCCTGGCCCGCGGCATGAGCGTCAACCGTTACATCGAAGAGCTGGTCAAGCAGGATGCCGGCCAGGTCGGGCAGACCTTCGTGGAGGCCGCCGCCGACTTCATGAAGCAGTACGAGAACGTGTTCGCCGAGGAGTTCGGCGCCGACCGCGAGGGACGTCGCTGA
- a CDS encoding ABC transporter ATP-binding protein, with protein sequence MSTSAAEHAPGHASADGIAARARGLTKAYGSGETTVLALDSVDVDIARGRFTAVMGPSGSGKSTLMHCLAGLDNVSAGQVWLGDTEITGLKERELTRLRRDRIGFMFQSFNLIPTLNAAENITLPMDIAGKKPDEKWLDQVIDTLGLRDRLKHRPAQLSGGQQQRVACARALASRPELIFADEPTGNLDSRAGLEVLGFLRDAVDDLGQTVVMVTHDPGAAAHSDLVLFLGDGRIVDEMARPTAEAVLERMKRFDVIRGQVDTAEGQADSEATPDVSLDKD encoded by the coding sequence TTGTCCACATCTGCTGCGGAGCACGCCCCCGGCCATGCCTCGGCCGACGGGATCGCGGCCCGCGCCCGCGGACTGACGAAGGCGTACGGCTCGGGTGAGACCACGGTGCTCGCCCTGGACTCGGTGGACGTGGACATCGCGCGCGGCCGCTTCACGGCTGTCATGGGCCCTTCGGGCTCCGGCAAGTCCACGCTGATGCACTGCCTGGCCGGGCTCGACAACGTGTCCGCCGGTCAGGTCTGGCTCGGCGACACCGAGATCACGGGGCTCAAGGAGCGCGAGCTGACGCGGCTGCGGCGGGACCGGATCGGGTTCATGTTCCAGTCGTTCAACCTGATCCCGACGCTGAACGCGGCCGAGAACATCACCCTGCCCATGGACATCGCGGGCAAGAAGCCCGACGAGAAGTGGCTGGACCAGGTCATCGACACGCTGGGGCTGCGGGACCGGCTCAAGCACCGGCCCGCCCAGCTCTCCGGCGGTCAGCAGCAGCGGGTGGCGTGCGCGCGGGCGCTGGCCTCCCGGCCGGAGCTGATCTTCGCGGACGAGCCGACCGGCAACCTCGACTCGCGGGCCGGTCTGGAGGTGCTCGGCTTCCTGCGCGACGCCGTGGACGACCTCGGGCAGACCGTCGTCATGGTCACCCACGACCCCGGCGCCGCCGCCCACTCCGACCTGGTGCTCTTCCTCGGGGACGGACGGATCGTCGACGAGATGGCGCGGCCGACGGCGGAGGCGGTGCTGGAGCGGATGAAGCGGTTCGACGTGATCCGCGGCCAGGTGGACACCGCTGAAGGCCAGGCCGACAGCGAGGCAACCCCCGACGTCTCCCTCGACAAGGACTGA
- a CDS encoding ABC transporter permease: MLKATLRSFLAHKGRLVLSALAIVLSVAFVAGSLIFSDTVTRTFDRLFASTSADVTVEPKDDLDSQVPTGEARTLPASLAQQVAKVDGVASTHADVSVENITVVDSDNESVGPTTGAPTIASDWYVTDRSPVKLTSGHAPHGAAEALLDADTADKKHVRIGDTLTVLAQPGTFKVRIVGIATFTTTNPGAALVFLDPATAPDQLLGSPDKATGISVDAAPGVSDAQLKSRIAATLDTGTYDVRTADEQADSAAEDLGGFLDVIKYVMLGFAGIAVLVGVFLIVNTFSMLIAQRTRELGLLRALGADRRQVRRSVLTEAILLGLVGSTLGLAGGIGLAAGLIKLMGVFGMNLKTTEMVVGWGTPVAAYVVGVGVTFVAAYLPARRAAGVSPMAALADAEIAGIGKPLRTRAIVGSIVGALGAAALVGCATATKTSSSASLLGLGVVLTLIATVIAGPLLVRPVIRVLGAAFPALFGSIGRMSQRNALRNPRRTGATAAALMVGLALVGGMSVASASMSKSFDQQIDKTLGADFVVQNSNFVPFSQTVTDAVRDTEGVGLVVRQRFAPLAVRLPDGKRVETTAAGYDDKVDDVAHVTYADGDSAAALAPGSMGMDVDFAKDHDVRIGDTLPVEFPGGQRTEMKVAAFTDQDGSDGFGMQGGLFFGIATVEKYVPGGQDSALYVNAASGTSADQLRARLDKSLDPYPQVQVRDLADYKKLVHDQIAVLLYLVYALLGLAIVIAVLGVVNTLALSVVERTREIGLLRAIGLGRRQLRRMIRLESVVIAVFGAVLGLALGLVWGVCVQQVLELQGMNALAIPWSTIVAVVVGSAVVGIVAALLPALRASRMNVLAAIAHE; encoded by the coding sequence GTGCTGAAGGCGACGCTCCGCAGCTTCCTCGCGCACAAGGGACGGCTGGTGCTGTCCGCGCTGGCCATCGTCCTGTCCGTGGCCTTCGTCGCGGGCAGCCTGATCTTCTCCGACACGGTGACCCGGACCTTCGACCGGCTGTTCGCCTCCACGTCCGCCGATGTGACCGTGGAACCGAAGGACGACCTCGACTCCCAGGTGCCGACCGGTGAGGCCCGCACCCTGCCCGCCTCACTGGCCCAGCAGGTGGCGAAGGTCGACGGTGTCGCGTCGACCCACGCGGACGTGAGCGTCGAGAACATCACGGTCGTCGACAGCGACAACGAGTCGGTCGGCCCGACCACCGGCGCCCCCACCATCGCCTCCGACTGGTACGTCACCGACCGCAGCCCCGTGAAGCTCACCTCCGGCCACGCCCCGCACGGCGCCGCCGAGGCGCTCCTGGACGCCGACACCGCCGACAAGAAGCACGTGAGGATCGGCGACACGCTGACCGTGCTGGCTCAGCCGGGCACGTTCAAGGTCCGGATCGTCGGCATCGCCACCTTCACCACGACCAACCCGGGCGCGGCCCTGGTCTTCCTCGACCCGGCCACCGCGCCGGACCAGCTGCTCGGCTCACCGGACAAGGCGACGGGCATCTCGGTGGACGCGGCCCCCGGTGTGAGCGACGCCCAGCTCAAGAGCCGGATCGCCGCCACGCTCGACACCGGTACCTACGACGTGAGGACCGCCGACGAGCAGGCCGACTCCGCCGCGGAGGATCTCGGCGGGTTCCTGGACGTCATCAAGTACGTGATGCTCGGCTTCGCCGGGATCGCGGTGCTGGTCGGCGTGTTCCTGATCGTCAACACGTTCTCCATGCTGATCGCCCAGCGCACCCGGGAGCTGGGCCTGCTCCGGGCGCTCGGCGCGGACCGCCGGCAGGTGCGCCGCTCGGTGCTGACGGAGGCGATCCTGCTCGGTCTGGTCGGCTCGACGCTGGGCCTGGCGGGGGGCATCGGGCTCGCCGCCGGGCTGATCAAGCTGATGGGTGTCTTCGGGATGAACCTCAAGACCACGGAGATGGTGGTCGGTTGGGGAACTCCCGTGGCGGCGTACGTCGTCGGCGTCGGGGTCACCTTCGTGGCGGCGTATCTGCCGGCGCGGCGCGCGGCGGGCGTCTCGCCGATGGCCGCGCTCGCGGACGCCGAGATCGCGGGTATCGGAAAACCGCTCAGGACCCGGGCGATCGTGGGCTCGATCGTCGGGGCGCTCGGCGCGGCGGCGCTGGTGGGCTGTGCGACGGCGACGAAGACGTCCTCGTCCGCGTCCCTGCTGGGGCTGGGCGTCGTCCTCACCCTCATCGCGACCGTGATCGCGGGACCGCTGCTGGTCCGCCCGGTCATCCGGGTTCTCGGCGCGGCCTTCCCGGCCCTGTTCGGCTCGATCGGCCGCATGAGCCAGCGCAACGCCCTGCGCAATCCCCGTCGTACGGGCGCCACCGCGGCGGCCCTCATGGTGGGCCTCGCCCTGGTCGGTGGCATGTCGGTGGCGAGCGCGTCGATGTCCAAGTCCTTCGACCAGCAGATCGACAAGACGCTGGGCGCCGACTTCGTCGTCCAGAACAGCAACTTCGTACCGTTCTCGCAGACCGTCACCGACGCGGTGCGCGACACCGAGGGCGTCGGTCTCGTCGTACGGCAGCGGTTCGCGCCGCTGGCGGTGCGGCTGCCGGACGGCAAGCGCGTCGAGACGACCGCCGCGGGCTACGACGACAAGGTGGACGACGTCGCCCATGTCACGTACGCGGACGGGGACTCGGCGGCGGCGCTGGCGCCCGGCAGCATGGGCATGGACGTCGACTTCGCCAAGGACCACGACGTGCGGATCGGCGACACGCTCCCCGTGGAGTTCCCGGGCGGGCAGCGCACCGAGATGAAGGTCGCCGCCTTCACCGACCAGGACGGCTCGGACGGGTTCGGCATGCAGGGCGGGCTGTTCTTCGGCATCGCCACGGTCGAGAAGTACGTGCCGGGCGGCCAGGACTCCGCGCTGTACGTCAACGCGGCCTCGGGCACGAGCGCCGACCAGCTGCGCGCCCGGCTCGACAAGTCCCTCGACCCCTATCCGCAGGTCCAGGTCCGCGACCTGGCCGACTACAAGAAGCTGGTGCACGACCAGATCGCCGTGCTGCTCTACCTGGTGTACGCGCTGCTCGGCCTCGCGATCGTCATCGCGGTGCTCGGCGTGGTCAACACCCTTGCCCTGTCGGTGGTGGAGCGCACCCGGGAGATCGGACTGCTGCGCGCCATCGGGCTCGGCCGACGCCAACTGCGCCGGATGATCCGCCTGGAATCGGTGGTGATCGCCGTCTTCGGCGCGGTCCTGGGGCTGGCGCTCGGGCTGGTGTGGGGGGTGTGCGTGCAGCAGGTGCTGGAGTTGCAGGGCATGAACGCGCTGGCGATCCCGTGGTCGACGATCGTCGCGGTCGTGGTCGGCTCGGCGGTCGTCGGCATCGTGGCGGCCCTGCTGCCGGCGTTGCGTGCATCGCGCATGAATGTGCTGGCGGCCATCGCGCACGAGTGA
- a CDS encoding TIGR03621 family F420-dependent LLM class oxidoreductase, with product MSRPFRFGVNLIDPAPAAEWRAKCRRAEEIGYDVILVPDHLGMPAPFPALVAAAAATERPRLGTFVLNAGFWNPALLAREVATTQALTDGRLELGLGTGYVQAEHDRAGLPFGSPGARVDHLRHTVEELGRLLDTKVPLLLGGNGERMLRLAAEHADIAAFTGAYLAPGNTEGKLVPTTLDEFDARFARYRELAADRAEPAELNLLLQMVAVTDDPEAAVRPLVDRVPGFTVEQALELPILLVGSKEEVTAKVLALREKYGFSYLTVLEPHLEAFAPVVAELGGK from the coding sequence ATGTCGCGTCCGTTCCGCTTCGGCGTCAACCTGATCGACCCCGCGCCCGCCGCGGAGTGGCGCGCCAAGTGTCGCCGGGCCGAGGAGATCGGTTACGACGTGATCCTCGTCCCGGACCATCTGGGCATGCCCGCGCCGTTCCCGGCGCTGGTGGCGGCGGCCGCGGCCACCGAACGGCCGCGGCTCGGCACGTTCGTGCTCAACGCGGGTTTCTGGAACCCGGCGTTGCTCGCCCGCGAGGTCGCGACGACGCAGGCGCTGACCGACGGGCGTCTCGAACTCGGTCTGGGCACCGGGTACGTACAGGCCGAGCACGACCGGGCCGGGCTGCCCTTCGGGTCGCCGGGCGCGCGCGTGGACCATCTCCGGCACACGGTCGAGGAGTTGGGGCGCCTCCTCGACACCAAGGTGCCGTTGCTGCTCGGCGGCAACGGCGAGCGGATGCTGCGGCTCGCCGCCGAGCACGCGGACATCGCCGCGTTCACGGGCGCGTATCTGGCGCCGGGGAACACCGAGGGCAAGCTGGTGCCGACGACCCTCGACGAGTTCGACGCGCGGTTCGCCCGGTACCGGGAGCTGGCTGCGGACCGTGCGGAACCGGCGGAACTGAACCTGCTCCTCCAGATGGTGGCCGTCACCGACGACCCGGAGGCCGCCGTACGACCGCTCGTCGACCGGGTCCCGGGCTTCACCGTGGAGCAGGCGCTGGAACTGCCCATCCTGCTGGTCGGCAGCAAGGAGGAGGTCACCGCGAAGGTGCTCGCGCTGCGCGAGAAGTACGGGTTCAGCTATCTGACCGTGCTGGAGCCGCACCTGGAGGCGTTCGCGCCGGTCGTCGCGGAGCTGGGCGGCAAGTGA
- a CDS encoding GNAT family N-acetyltransferase produces MTDLHIRAAVPEDLDAVLAFWKTAAEGTSISDDRDGVERLVARDPEALILAERDGELVGTVIAGFDGWRCHLYRLAVHPERRRQGIGSALLAAAEERFVALGGRRGDAMVLVRNETGQAAWRAAGYAPEEKWRRWVKHLTV; encoded by the coding sequence ATGACTGATCTGCACATCAGGGCCGCCGTCCCCGAGGACCTCGACGCCGTGCTGGCCTTCTGGAAGACGGCCGCCGAGGGCACGAGCATCAGCGACGACCGGGACGGCGTCGAGCGGCTCGTCGCCCGGGACCCCGAGGCACTGATCCTGGCCGAGCGGGACGGCGAGCTGGTCGGCACGGTGATCGCGGGTTTCGACGGCTGGCGCTGCCATCTCTACCGGCTCGCGGTGCATCCGGAGCGCCGCCGCCAGGGCATCGGCTCGGCGTTGCTCGCCGCCGCGGAGGAGCGGTTCGTGGCACTCGGCGGGCGCCGCGGGGACGCGATGGTGCTGGTGCGCAACGAGACGGGGCAGGCGGCGTGGCGGGCGGCCGGGTACGCGCCGGAGGAGAAGTGGCGGCGCTGGGTGAAGCACCTCACGGTTTGA
- a CDS encoding hemolysin family protein, translated as MTEVLLLLVAILLSVACGAFVAAEFSLTTVERGALERAVERGERGASGALKAVRNLTFQLSGAQLGITVTNLVVGMLAEPSIAKLIAGPLESLGISASTASSLALVLGTALSTVFLMVVGELVPKNWAISSPLAVAKRVGNAQRWFSAAFRPFITHLNNTANRVVRRLGVEPTEELAAARGPQELAALARYSAKEGALEADTAELFVRTLNLADLTAENVMTPRVQVIALDAQATCEDVANATRATGLSRFPVYRGSLDSVVGTAHIKDVLTVPAERRPRVPVSELMREPLLVPESLTVDRLLDRLSGKRTMAVVIDEYGGTAGVATLEDIVEEVVGEVRDEHDPHETPDLAPAGSDDEGRALYSADGSARVDQLARVGLRVPEGPYETLAGFVATELGRIPVVGDTVEVAGWRLDVVDASGRRAARVLLHGPLDGPADGEVGP; from the coding sequence ATGACCGAAGTGCTCCTGCTGCTCGTGGCGATCCTGCTCTCCGTGGCCTGCGGTGCCTTCGTCGCCGCGGAGTTCTCGCTGACCACGGTCGAGCGCGGCGCCCTGGAGCGGGCCGTGGAGCGCGGCGAGCGGGGCGCGTCGGGCGCCCTGAAGGCCGTACGGAATCTGACCTTCCAGCTCTCCGGGGCGCAGCTCGGCATCACCGTCACCAACCTGGTCGTCGGCATGCTGGCCGAGCCCTCGATCGCCAAGCTGATCGCCGGCCCCCTGGAGTCGCTCGGCATCTCCGCGTCGACGGCCTCCTCGCTCGCGCTGGTGCTGGGTACGGCGCTGTCGACGGTGTTCCTGATGGTCGTCGGCGAGCTGGTCCCGAAGAACTGGGCGATCTCCTCGCCGCTGGCCGTGGCCAAGCGGGTGGGCAACGCGCAGCGCTGGTTCAGCGCCGCGTTCCGGCCCTTCATCACGCATCTCAACAACACCGCGAACCGTGTCGTACGCCGGCTCGGCGTGGAGCCCACTGAGGAGCTGGCCGCCGCGCGCGGGCCGCAGGAGCTGGCGGCGCTGGCCCGCTACTCCGCCAAGGAGGGCGCGCTGGAGGCCGACACCGCGGAACTCTTCGTCCGCACCCTGAACCTCGCGGACCTCACCGCGGAGAACGTGATGACGCCACGCGTGCAGGTCATCGCGCTGGACGCGCAGGCGACCTGCGAGGACGTCGCCAACGCCACGCGCGCGACAGGCCTGTCCCGCTTCCCGGTCTACCGCGGCAGTCTCGACTCGGTCGTGGGCACCGCGCACATCAAGGACGTCCTGACCGTCCCCGCCGAGCGGCGGCCCCGGGTGCCGGTCTCCGAGCTGATGCGCGAGCCGTTGCTCGTCCCGGAGTCCCTCACCGTGGACCGGCTCCTGGACCGGCTGTCCGGGAAGCGCACGATGGCCGTGGTCATCGACGAGTACGGCGGCACCGCCGGGGTGGCGACGCTGGAGGACATCGTCGAGGAGGTCGTCGGCGAGGTCCGCGACGAGCACGACCCGCACGAGACGCCGGACCTGGCCCCGGCCGGGAGCGACGACGAGGGCCGCGCGCTGTACTCGGCCGACGGCTCGGCCCGTGTCGACCAGCTCGCGCGGGTGGGACTGCGGGTGCCCGAGGGGCCGTACGAGACGCTGGCGGGGTTCGTGGCGACCGAGCTGGGCCGTATCCCCGTCGTCGGCGACACCGTCGAGGTCGCCGGCTGGCGGCTGGACGTCGTGGACGCCTCGGGGCGCCGGGCCGCGCGGGTGCTGCTGCACGGGCCGCTCGACGGTCCTGCGGACGGGGAGGTCGGGCCGTGA
- a CDS encoding hemolysin family protein: protein MTVVQLLIGFATLVVNAFFVGAEFALISVRRSQIEPYAEEGDRRAKSVLWGLRHVSALMAAAQLGITLCTLVLGVVAEPAIAHLLEPVFHALGVPKGAGHAVSFVIALALATYLHMLLGEMVPKNIALAEPVRSALLLGPPLVALARGLRPVIFAINAFANALLRLLRIETKDEVTATFSDAELARLVKDSDDAGLIDDRTRERLHDALELGRRPVGDVVLPLERVVYARVGVTPEELERLSAESGFSRFPVVDETRRIVGYLHVKDALDASPRDVPFRVREMRPIARVRESTPLDDVLTAMRRSRTHLAAAVGDDGRLAGLVTMEDVLRRLFGQRA from the coding sequence GTGACCGTCGTCCAGTTGCTGATCGGTTTCGCGACCCTCGTGGTCAACGCCTTCTTCGTGGGCGCCGAGTTCGCGCTGATCTCCGTGCGCCGCAGCCAGATCGAGCCGTACGCCGAGGAGGGGGACCGGCGCGCGAAGAGCGTGCTGTGGGGGCTGCGGCACGTGTCAGCGCTGATGGCGGCCGCGCAGCTCGGCATCACTCTGTGCACGCTGGTCCTGGGTGTCGTCGCCGAACCGGCCATCGCGCATCTGCTGGAGCCGGTGTTCCACGCGCTGGGCGTACCGAAGGGCGCCGGGCATGCCGTGTCGTTCGTGATCGCGCTGGCCCTGGCGACCTATCTGCACATGCTGCTCGGCGAGATGGTGCCGAAGAACATCGCGCTGGCGGAGCCGGTACGCAGCGCGCTGCTGCTGGGGCCGCCGCTGGTCGCCCTGGCCCGGGGGCTGCGCCCGGTGATCTTCGCGATCAACGCCTTCGCGAACGCCCTGCTCAGGCTGCTGCGGATCGAGACGAAGGACGAGGTCACAGCGACCTTCTCGGACGCCGAGCTGGCCCGTCTGGTGAAGGACTCCGACGACGCGGGCCTGATCGACGACCGCACCCGGGAGCGCCTGCACGACGCGCTGGAGCTGGGCCGCCGCCCGGTGGGCGACGTGGTGCTCCCCCTGGAACGCGTCGTCTACGCGCGCGTGGGGGTCACTCCGGAGGAGCTGGAGCGGCTGTCGGCCGAGTCCGGGTTCTCCCGGTTCCCGGTCGTGGACGAGACACGCAGGATCGTCGGCTACCTCCATGTTAAGGACGCGTTGGACGCCTCGCCGCGGGACGTACCGTTCCGGGTGCGGGAGATGCGGCCCATCGCGCGCGTGCGGGAGAGCACGCCGCTGGACGACGTGCTGACCGCGATGCGGCGCAGCCGGACGCATCTGGCGGCGGCGGTCGGGGACGACGGGCGCCTGGCGGGGCTGGTGACGATGGAGGACGTGCTGCGCAGGCTGTTCGGGCAGCGGGCCTGA
- a CDS encoding SGNH/GDSL hydrolase family protein, with translation MEKNPTYTSLVAVGDSFTEGMSDLLPDGSYRGWADVLAGRMAARTPGFRYANLAVRGKLIQQIVDEQVDVAAAMQPDVITLVGGLNDTLRPKCDMVRVRDLLTEAVERLAPSCKQLVLMRSPGREGPVQQRFRPRMEELFACVDELAERHGALVVDLYGAPSLSDQRMWDVDRLHLTPEGHRRVAEAVWQTLGYDPEDTEWRTPMAATVPPHWVARRIADARFAKQHLLPWIGRRLTGRSSGDGLPPKRPELLPYDGPAA, from the coding sequence ATGGAGAAGAACCCCACATACACCAGCCTCGTCGCGGTCGGCGACTCCTTCACCGAGGGCATGTCGGACCTGCTGCCGGACGGCTCCTACCGCGGCTGGGCCGATGTCCTGGCCGGCCGGATGGCCGCCCGCACACCCGGTTTCCGCTACGCGAACCTCGCGGTGCGCGGCAAGCTGATCCAGCAGATCGTCGACGAGCAGGTCGACGTGGCGGCCGCCATGCAGCCGGACGTGATCACCCTGGTCGGCGGGCTGAACGACACCCTGCGCCCCAAGTGCGACATGGTCCGGGTCCGGGACCTGCTGACCGAGGCCGTGGAGCGGCTCGCCCCCTCCTGCAAGCAGCTGGTCCTCATGCGCAGCCCCGGCCGCGAGGGCCCCGTCCAGCAGCGCTTCCGGCCCCGCATGGAGGAGCTGTTCGCCTGCGTCGACGAGCTGGCCGAGCGGCACGGCGCCCTGGTGGTCGATCTGTACGGGGCGCCGTCGCTGAGCGACCAGCGCATGTGGGACGTGGACCGGCTGCACCTCACGCCCGAGGGGCACCGCCGGGTCGCGGAGGCCGTGTGGCAGACGCTGGGCTACGACCCCGAGGACACCGAGTGGCGTACGCCGATGGCGGCCACGGTGCCGCCCCACTGGGTCGCGCGGCGCATCGCCGACGCCCGCTTCGCCAAGCAGCACCTGCTGCCCTGGATAGGGCGGCGTCTGACGGGCCGGTCGTCCGGGGACGGGCTGCCGCCGAAGCGCCCGGAGCTGCTGCCGTACGACGGCCCGGCGGCCTGA
- the purB gene encoding adenylosuccinate lyase translates to MTSAPAKPRIPNVLAGRYASAELATLWSPEQKVKLERQLWLAVLRAQKDLGIEVPDAAIADYERVLDTVDLASIAEREKVTRHDVKARIEEFNDLAGHEHVHKGMTSRDLTENVEQLQIRLSLELMRDRTVAVLARLGKLAGEYAELVMAGRSHNVAAQATTLGKRFATAADELLVAYGRVEELLGRYPLRGIKGPVGTAQDMLDLLGGDAGKLAELEDRIAGHLGFSQAFTSVGQVYPRSLDYEVVTALVQLAAAPSSLAKTIRLMAGHELVTEGFKPGQVGSSAMPHKMNTRSCERVNGLMVILRGYASMTGELAGDQWNEGDVSCSVVRRVALPDAFFALDGLLETFLTVLDEFGAFPAVVARELDRYLPFLATTKVLMGAVRAGVGREVAHEAIKENAVASALAMREQGAERNELLDKLAADERIPLDRAQLDALMADKLSFTGAAADQVGVVVGRIEEIAKQHPEAAGYTPGAIL, encoded by the coding sequence GTGACTTCCGCTCCCGCCAAGCCCCGCATCCCCAACGTCCTCGCCGGACGCTACGCCTCCGCCGAGCTCGCCACGCTCTGGTCGCCCGAGCAGAAGGTGAAGCTGGAGCGGCAGCTCTGGCTCGCCGTGCTGCGGGCCCAGAAGGACCTCGGCATCGAGGTCCCGGACGCGGCGATCGCCGACTACGAGCGTGTCCTCGACACCGTCGACCTGGCCTCCATCGCCGAGCGCGAGAAGGTCACGCGGCACGACGTGAAGGCGCGGATCGAGGAGTTCAACGACCTCGCCGGGCACGAGCACGTCCACAAGGGCATGACCTCGCGCGACCTCACCGAGAACGTCGAGCAGCTCCAGATCCGGCTCTCCCTGGAGCTGATGCGCGACCGCACGGTGGCCGTGCTGGCCCGCCTCGGCAAGCTGGCCGGCGAGTACGCCGAGCTGGTCATGGCCGGCCGCTCCCACAACGTGGCCGCGCAGGCCACGACGCTGGGCAAGCGGTTCGCGACCGCCGCCGACGAGCTGCTCGTGGCGTACGGGCGCGTCGAGGAGCTGCTGGGCCGCTACCCGCTGCGCGGCATCAAGGGCCCGGTCGGCACCGCGCAGGACATGCTCGACCTGCTGGGCGGGGACGCGGGCAAGCTGGCGGAGCTGGAGGACCGGATCGCCGGGCACCTCGGCTTCTCCCAGGCCTTCACCTCCGTCGGCCAGGTCTATCCGCGCTCGCTGGACTACGAGGTCGTCACGGCGCTGGTGCAGCTGGCGGCGGCGCCTTCGTCCCTGGCCAAGACGATCCGACTGATGGCCGGGCACGAGCTGGTGACCGAGGGCTTCAAGCCGGGCCAGGTGGGCTCCTCGGCGATGCCGCACAAGATGAACACGCGGTCCTGCGAGCGCGTCAACGGCCTGATGGTCATCCTGCGCGGCTACGCGTCGATGACCGGCGAGCTGGCGGGCGACCAGTGGAACGAGGGCGACGTGTCCTGCTCGGTGGTGCGCCGGGTCGCGCTGCCGGACGCGTTCTTCGCGCTGGACGGTCTGCTGGAGACGTTCCTGACCGTGCTCGACGAGTTCGGCGCCTTCCCGGCGGTCGTGGCCCGCGAGCTGGACCGCTACCTGCCGTTCCTCGCCACCACCAAGGTGCTGATGGGCGCGGTCCGCGCGGGCGTCGGCCGTGAGGTCGCGCACGAGGCGATCAAGGAGAACGCCGTGGCCTCGGCGCTCGCGATGCGCGAGCAGGGTGCCGAGCGCAACGAGCTCCTCGACAAGCTGGCCGCCGACGAGCGCATCCCGCTCGACCGCGCCCAGCTGGACGCGCTGATGGCCGACAAGCTGTCCTTCACGGGCGCCGCGGCCGACCAGGTCGGCGTGGTCGTCGGCCGGATCGAGGAGATCGCGAAGCAGCACCCGGAGGCCGCCGGTTACACCCCCGGAGCCATCCTCTGA